The proteins below are encoded in one region of Streptomyces roseirectus:
- a CDS encoding MvdC/MvdD family ATP grasp protein, with the protein MTKTVLVVDSPFEAGTDLVVERLSTAGVPVFRFDTRDFPGGLSIRASLKNGEWTGSLETAHRRVELSDIGAVYWNRPRLFEFPDLSEADAHWARGAARIGLGGILTSLPVPYLNHPARASAAEFKPAQLRTAHLSGLSTPRTLITCDRTAVHAFADDTGTPLITKPLGSPYVTHSSGVESMYTREVDPDALDGVEITAHLFQERVPKDYEVRLTYVGGVCHGVRIDAGSEEARIDWRADYDALKYGTVETPPHVALGVAAYTARMGLEYAAFDFVVRPDHEWVFLEANPSGQWAWLDSEDTPLADSISHILERWCHL; encoded by the coding sequence GTGACGAAGACCGTCCTGGTCGTGGACAGCCCCTTCGAGGCGGGCACCGACCTCGTCGTGGAGAGGCTGTCCACGGCCGGTGTCCCGGTGTTCCGCTTCGACACCCGCGATTTCCCCGGCGGGCTCTCGATCCGGGCCTCCCTCAAGAACGGGGAGTGGACGGGGTCCCTCGAAACGGCCCACCGCCGCGTCGAGTTGTCCGACATCGGCGCCGTCTACTGGAACCGCCCCCGGCTGTTCGAGTTCCCGGACCTGTCCGAAGCCGACGCCCACTGGGCCCGGGGAGCCGCCCGGATCGGACTCGGCGGAATCCTCACGAGCCTTCCGGTCCCCTACCTGAACCATCCGGCCAGGGCTTCCGCCGCCGAGTTCAAGCCCGCGCAGTTACGTACGGCGCACCTGTCCGGGCTCAGCACCCCCCGCACACTGATCACCTGCGACCGCACGGCAGTCCACGCCTTCGCCGACGACACCGGAACCCCCTTGATCACCAAGCCTCTCGGGAGTCCGTATGTCACGCACTCCTCCGGCGTCGAGTCGATGTATACGCGCGAGGTCGACCCGGACGCCCTGGACGGCGTGGAGATCACCGCGCACCTGTTCCAGGAACGTGTCCCCAAGGACTATGAGGTGCGGCTGACGTACGTCGGCGGTGTCTGCCACGGCGTCAGGATCGACGCGGGCAGCGAGGAAGCCCGTATCGACTGGCGGGCGGACTACGACGCGCTCAAGTACGGCACGGTCGAGACACCGCCCCACGTCGCCCTCGGTGTGGCCGCCTACACCGCCCGCATGGGACTTGAATACGCGGCCTTCGACTTCGTGGTCCGCCCCGACCATGAATGGGTGTTCCTGGAGGCCAACCCATCCGGCCAATGGGCCTGGCTCGACTCGGAAGATACCCCCCTCGCCGATTCCATCAGCCACATCCTTGAAAGGTGGTGCCACCTGTGA
- a CDS encoding protein-L-isoaspartate(D-aspartate) O-methyltransferase, translated as MTENFRTRKLADQLRAMGAVTSDRLHRAFAETPRHVFVPEYYLSRGGAPTRWQRLTAEDGHEWLVPVYTNTTLVTRLEPTTQEADGLFTGVPISSSTQPSLVARMLETAELTPDDEVLDAGTGTGYQAGLILHHLAGSERLVSADVDPELADPARRALATLGHTPEIVTADIRTRDWERKFSKVIVTCGLPGVTETLREAVAPGGRLIANLFPSMSGALAVLDAKEDGSLEGRFHTDGGSYMAAREQAPEATASPAEVSTEGHPTDVPMDAFDDHHFTFLIAAHLPGVHLQYGTDDDSPSTVMRRLTLPDGTWAESVYAPGAEPYIRAGDGEGAWDAVERWWSWYLAHDRPSWDRFGLTVTDEGHTLWFQSPQDGEAWRLPG; from the coding sequence GTGACGGAGAACTTCCGAACCCGGAAACTGGCGGATCAGCTCAGAGCGATGGGCGCGGTGACGTCCGACCGGCTGCACCGGGCGTTCGCCGAGACACCCAGGCACGTCTTCGTCCCCGAGTACTACCTCTCACGGGGCGGCGCCCCGACCCGCTGGCAGAGGCTGACGGCCGAGGACGGACACGAATGGCTCGTGCCGGTCTACACGAACACCACGCTCGTCACCCGGCTGGAGCCGACGACGCAGGAGGCGGACGGCCTCTTCACCGGCGTGCCCATCTCGTCCAGCACCCAACCGAGCCTGGTCGCCCGCATGCTGGAGACGGCCGAACTCACCCCGGACGACGAGGTGTTGGACGCGGGCACAGGAACCGGCTACCAGGCGGGCCTCATCCTGCACCACCTGGCCGGCAGCGAACGGCTCGTGTCGGCGGACGTAGACCCGGAGTTGGCTGACCCCGCGCGCCGGGCGCTCGCAACTCTCGGGCACACGCCGGAGATCGTGACGGCGGACATCCGGACGCGGGACTGGGAACGGAAGTTCAGCAAGGTCATCGTCACCTGCGGACTGCCCGGGGTCACCGAAACGCTCAGGGAAGCCGTAGCCCCCGGCGGACGGCTGATCGCCAACCTGTTCCCGTCCATGAGCGGCGCCCTGGCCGTCCTCGACGCCAAGGAGGACGGCAGCCTGGAGGGCCGTTTCCACACGGACGGCGGTTCGTACATGGCGGCCAGGGAACAGGCACCCGAGGCAACAGCCTCACCGGCCGAGGTCTCCACGGAAGGGCACCCGACCGACGTCCCGATGGACGCGTTCGACGACCACCACTTCACGTTCCTCATCGCCGCGCACCTCCCGGGCGTACACCTCCAGTACGGCACGGACGACGACTCACCGTCCACCGTCATGCGCCGGCTGACGCTGCCCGACGGAACGTGGGCCGAGAGCGTGTACGCCCCCGGCGCCGAGCCGTACATCAGGGCGGGCGACGGCGAGGGCGCCTGGGACGCCGTCGAGCGCTGGTGGTCCTGGTACCTCGCTCACGACCGCCCGTCCTGGGACCGCTTCGGGCTCACGGTGACGGACGAGGGACACACGCTGTGGTTTCAGTCCCCGCAGGACGGGGAAGCGTGGCGGCTGCCAGGGTGA
- a CDS encoding class II fumarate hydratase, whose product MSDYRIEHDSMGEVKVPAHAKWRAQTQRAVENFPVSGQRIERAHIEALARIKGAAAKVNAELKVLDAEIAEAIQAAAEEVAEGKWDDHFPVDVFQTGSGTSSNMNANEVIATLASERLGRAVHPNDHVNASQSSNDVFPSSIHIAATAAVTRDLIPALEHLAASLARKSEEFADVVKSGRTHLMDATPVTLGQEFGGYAAQVRYGVERLTASLPRLAELPLGGTAVGTGINTPPGFSAAVIEEVARATGLPLTEARDHFEAQGARDGVVETSGQLRTIAVGLTKIANDLRWMSSGPRTGLAEISLPDLQPGSSIMPGKVNPVIPEAVLMVAAQVTGNDATVAAAGAAGNFELNVMLPVIAKNVLESIRLLANVSRLLADRTVDGVVAHRERAREYAESSPSVVTPLNQYIGYEEAAKVAKKALAERKTIRQVVVEDGYVERGDLTVQQLDEALDVLRMTRP is encoded by the coding sequence ATGAGCGACTACCGCATCGAGCACGATTCCATGGGCGAGGTAAAGGTCCCGGCGCACGCGAAGTGGCGGGCCCAGACGCAGCGCGCGGTCGAGAACTTCCCGGTGTCCGGGCAGCGCATCGAGCGCGCGCACATCGAGGCGCTGGCCCGGATCAAGGGCGCGGCGGCGAAGGTGAACGCCGAGCTGAAGGTGCTGGACGCGGAGATCGCGGAGGCGATCCAGGCGGCGGCGGAGGAGGTCGCGGAGGGCAAGTGGGACGACCACTTCCCGGTGGACGTGTTCCAGACGGGCTCGGGCACATCGTCCAACATGAACGCGAACGAGGTCATCGCGACGCTGGCGAGCGAGCGCCTGGGCCGGGCCGTCCACCCCAACGACCATGTGAACGCGTCCCAGTCGTCGAACGACGTCTTCCCGTCGTCGATCCACATCGCCGCCACCGCCGCCGTCACGCGTGACCTGATCCCGGCCCTGGAACACCTCGCGGCGTCGCTGGCCCGCAAGTCCGAGGAGTTCGCGGACGTCGTGAAGTCGGGGCGCACGCACCTGATGGACGCGACCCCCGTCACGCTGGGACAGGAGTTCGGTGGGTACGCCGCACAGGTGAGGTACGGCGTGGAACGGCTCACCGCCTCGCTCCCCCGGCTCGCCGAACTCCCCCTCGGCGGCACGGCGGTGGGCACCGGCATCAACACCCCGCCCGGCTTCTCGGCGGCGGTGATCGAGGAGGTCGCCCGCGCCACCGGCCTCCCGCTGACGGAGGCCCGCGACCACTTCGAGGCGCAGGGCGCGCGGGACGGCGTCGTCGAGACGAGCGGTCAGTTGCGCACGATCGCGGTGGGCCTCACGAAGATCGCCAACGATCTGCGCTGGATGTCGTCAGGCCCGCGCACGGGTCTCGCGGAGATCTCCCTGCCCGACCTCCAGCCGGGCTCCTCGATCATGCCGGGCAAGGTCAACCCGGTGATCCCGGAGGCGGTGCTGATGGTCGCGGCGCAGGTCACGGGCAATGACGCGACGGTCGCGGCGGCCGGCGCGGCGGGCAACTTCGAGCTGAACGTGATGCTCCCGGTGATCGCGAAGAACGTCCTGGAGTCGATCCGCCTCCTCGCGAACGTCTCCCGGCTGCTCGCCGACCGCACGGTGGACGGCGTCGTCGCGCACCGCGAACGCGCCCGTGAGTACGCCGAGTCGTCGCCGTCGGTGGTGACGCCGCTCAACCAGTACATCGGGTACGAGGAGGCCGCGAAGGTCGCCAAGAAGGCCCTCGCCGAGCGGAAGACGATCCGGCAGGTCGTCGTCGAGGACGGGTACGTGGAGCGGGGCGATCTGACGGTGCAGCAGCTCGACGAGGCGCTGGATGTCCTGCGGATGACACGTCCGTAA
- the fomD gene encoding cytidylyl-2-hydroxypropylphosphonate hydrolase, translating into MTDDGAVSGVDGSAADGSPVARWAPGSRILWRYRENGGSGIHIARPVTVVRDDADLLAVWLAPGTECVKPVMADGTPVHQEPLETRYTKPRAVQRGHWFGTGVLKLARPGLPWSVWLFWEPGWQFNNWYVNLEEPLARWAGGVDSEDHFLDICVYPDRSWDWRDEDEFAQAQRAGLMDAEAAERVRAAGRAAVEVIRAWGPPFPDGWEAWRPDPSWKVPVLPQDWDRTPVHASP; encoded by the coding sequence ATGACAGACGATGGAGCGGTGAGCGGCGTGGACGGTTCGGCGGCGGACGGCTCCCCGGTCGCCCGCTGGGCGCCGGGCAGCCGGATCCTGTGGCGTTACCGGGAGAACGGCGGCTCCGGCATCCACATCGCCCGCCCCGTCACCGTCGTCCGCGACGACGCCGACCTCCTCGCCGTGTGGCTCGCGCCGGGCACGGAGTGCGTGAAGCCGGTCATGGCGGACGGCACGCCGGTCCACCAGGAGCCGCTGGAGACGCGGTACACGAAACCGCGCGCCGTCCAGCGGGGCCACTGGTTCGGGACGGGCGTGCTGAAACTGGCGCGGCCCGGTCTGCCGTGGTCGGTGTGGCTGTTCTGGGAACCGGGCTGGCAGTTCAACAACTGGTACGTCAATCTGGAGGAGCCGCTGGCCCGCTGGGCGGGCGGGGTGGACTCCGAGGATCATTTCCTGGACATCTGCGTGTATCCGGACCGGAGTTGGGACTGGCGTGATGAGGACGAGTTCGCACAGGCACAGCGGGCCGGGCTGATGGACGCCGAGGCGGCCGAGCGGGTGCGCGCGGCGGGGCGGGCGGCGGTGGAGGTGATCCGTGCCTGGGGCCCGCCGTTCCCGGACGGCTGGGAGGCGTGGCGTCCGGATCCGTCCTGGAAAGTCCCGGTCCTGCCGCAGGACTGGGACCGTACCCCTGTGCACGCTTCGCCATGA
- a CDS encoding ATP-binding SpoIIE family protein phosphatase gives MTEHPTSFERPQGADPSDPRGALLRSPAHTPGTAALDTPPFDENTGGEQGADKGKDPEHSQPVSAEPDAHRPRPAPEGIPAQPGGDVPQERRRGQGLPPGQPTPMRRDGDRLRFVGAATRRIARGIDLDEIVMGLCRATVPTFSDAILVYLRDPLPVGDERPTGPLVLRLRRTDRIPEEQDSEAGFIIPAPLPEPSEISELSSAIAELCEVRQGGALAEVLRGVRPVFADAPAARAALPELLGEESQLIVPGGQRAILAPLRGRRRVIGATVFIRRADRFPFEPDDLLVAAQLATHSALGIDKAVLYGREAYIADELQRTMLPDHLPRPTGVRLASRYLPAAETARVGGDWYDAIPLPGSRVALVVGDVMGHSMTSAAIMGQLRTTAQTLAGLDLPPQEVLHHLDEQAQRLGQDRMATCLYAVYDPVSHRITVANAGHPPPVLLHLGGRAEVLKVPPNAPIGVGGVDFEAVELDAPAGGTLLLYTDGLVESRLRDVWTGIEALREKLAATAQLTGPDHPPPLEALCDEVLDMLGPGDRDDDIALLAARFDGIAPSDVAYWFLEPEDAAPGRARRLARRALARWGLEELSDSVELLVSEVVTNAVRYASRPVTLRLLRTDVLRCEVGDDVPQLPRLRQARATDEGGRGLYLVNKLARRWGATRLSTGKVVWFELNRG, from the coding sequence GTGACGGAGCACCCGACCTCCTTCGAACGCCCGCAGGGCGCCGACCCCTCGGACCCCCGCGGGGCGCTCCTGCGTTCCCCGGCGCACACCCCGGGCACCGCGGCCCTGGACACGCCCCCGTTCGACGAGAACACGGGCGGCGAACAGGGCGCCGACAAGGGCAAGGACCCGGAGCACTCGCAGCCGGTGTCCGCCGAGCCGGACGCCCACCGGCCCCGCCCCGCGCCGGAGGGCATCCCCGCACAGCCGGGCGGTGACGTGCCGCAGGAGCGGCGCCGCGGCCAGGGCCTGCCGCCGGGCCAGCCGACGCCGATGCGGCGCGACGGCGACCGGCTCAGGTTCGTCGGCGCGGCGACCCGGCGCATCGCGCGCGGCATCGACCTCGACGAGATCGTGATGGGGCTGTGCCGGGCGACCGTGCCGACGTTCTCCGACGCGATCCTCGTCTACCTGCGCGACCCGCTGCCGGTCGGCGACGAGCGGCCCACCGGGCCGCTGGTGCTGCGGCTGCGCCGCACGGACCGGATCCCCGAGGAGCAGGACTCCGAGGCCGGTTTCATCATCCCGGCGCCGCTGCCCGAGCCGTCCGAGATCTCCGAACTGTCGTCCGCGATCGCCGAGTTGTGCGAGGTGCGGCAGGGCGGGGCGCTCGCTGAGGTGCTGCGCGGGGTGCGCCCGGTCTTCGCGGACGCGCCCGCCGCCCGCGCGGCGCTGCCCGAACTCCTCGGCGAGGAGAGCCAGTTGATCGTACCGGGCGGGCAGCGCGCGATCCTCGCGCCGTTGCGCGGCCGGCGCCGGGTGATCGGGGCGACGGTGTTCATCCGCCGCGCCGACCGCTTCCCCTTCGAGCCGGACGACCTCCTCGTCGCCGCCCAGCTCGCCACGCACAGCGCGCTCGGCATCGACAAGGCCGTCCTGTACGGCCGCGAGGCGTACATCGCCGACGAGTTGCAGCGCACGATGCTGCCCGACCACCTCCCCCGCCCGACCGGTGTCCGCCTCGCCTCCCGCTACCTGCCGGCGGCCGAGACGGCACGGGTCGGCGGCGACTGGTACGACGCGATCCCGCTGCCCGGCAGCCGCGTCGCCCTCGTCGTCGGCGATGTCATGGGCCACTCCATGACCTCCGCCGCGATCATGGGCCAGCTGCGGACGACGGCCCAGACGCTGGCCGGGCTCGACCTCCCGCCCCAGGAGGTCCTGCACCACCTCGACGAGCAGGCCCAGCGGCTCGGCCAGGACCGCATGGCGACCTGCCTCTACGCGGTGTACGACCCGGTCTCGCACCGCATCACCGTCGCCAACGCCGGTCACCCGCCGCCCGTGCTGCTGCACCTCGGCGGGCGGGCCGAGGTCCTGAAGGTGCCGCCGAACGCGCCCATCGGAGTCGGGGGAGTCGACTTCGAGGCCGTCGAGCTGGACGCCCCGGCCGGCGGCACCCTGCTGCTCTACACGGACGGGCTCGTCGAGTCCCGGCTGCGTGACGTGTGGACGGGCATAGAGGCGCTGCGCGAAAAGCTCGCCGCGACCGCGCAGTTGACCGGCCCGGACCACCCGCCGCCGCTGGAGGCGCTGTGCGACGAGGTGCTGGACATGCTCGGTCCGGGCGACCGGGACGACGACATCGCGCTGCTCGCCGCCCGCTTCGACGGGATCGCGCCGAGCGACGTCGCGTACTGGTTCCTGGAGCCCGAGGACGCGGCGCCCGGCCGCGCCCGCCGGCTCGCCCGAAGGGCCCTGGCCCGCTGGGGACTTGAGGAACTGAGCGATTCCGTCGAGCTGTTGGTGAGCGAGGTCGTCACCAACGCCGTGCGCTACGCCTCCCGGCCGGTGACCCTGCGGCTGCTGCGCACGGACGTGCTGCGCTGCGAAGTCGGGGACGACGTACCGCAGTTGCCCCGGCTGCGGCAGGCGCGGGCGACGGACGAGGGCGGGCGGGGCCTGTACCTCGTCAACAAGCTGGCGCGGCGCTGGGGGGCGACCCGGCTCAGCACCGGGAAGGTCGTGTGGTTCGAGCTGAACCGGGGCTGA
- a CDS encoding SPFH domain-containing protein, producing the protein MTEQNMTDNSIQEFPAHSVGGGLALLLGLAGTLGGVGAAVSAGAVASVATKAVLIAGGIVVAVTALFFLCGLNMIAPGEARVVQLFGRYRGTLREDGLRWVNPFMSRAKISTRVRNHETPVLKVNDAYGNPIELAAVVVWRVEDTAQASFEVDNYQKFVATQTEAAVRHIAIEYPYDAHDEAGLSLRGNAEEITEKLAVELSERVRTAGVQIIESRFTHLAYAPEIASAMLQRQQAGAVVAARREIVDGAVGMVEAALARITEQDIVELDDERKAAMVSNLMVVLCGDRAPQPVLNTGTLYQ; encoded by the coding sequence ATGACAGAACAGAACATGACGGACAATTCGATCCAGGAGTTTCCGGCGCACAGCGTCGGGGGCGGGCTCGCGCTGCTGCTCGGCCTCGCCGGCACGCTCGGCGGCGTCGGGGCGGCGGTCTCCGCGGGCGCCGTCGCGTCCGTCGCCACCAAGGCCGTCCTCATCGCGGGCGGGATCGTCGTCGCCGTCACCGCGCTCTTCTTCCTCTGCGGGCTCAACATGATCGCGCCGGGTGAGGCGCGGGTCGTGCAGCTCTTCGGGCGGTACCGGGGGACGCTGCGGGAGGACGGGCTGCGGTGGGTCAACCCCTTCATGTCCCGCGCGAAGATCTCCACGCGGGTGCGCAACCACGAGACTCCCGTCCTCAAGGTCAACGACGCGTACGGCAACCCCATCGAGCTGGCGGCCGTCGTCGTGTGGCGGGTGGAGGACACCGCGCAGGCGAGCTTCGAGGTCGACAACTACCAGAAGTTCGTCGCGACCCAGACCGAGGCGGCCGTCCGGCACATCGCCATCGAGTACCCCTACGACGCCCACGACGAGGCCGGCCTCTCGCTGCGCGGCAACGCCGAGGAGATCACCGAGAAGCTGGCCGTCGAACTGAGCGAGCGGGTCCGTACCGCCGGTGTGCAGATCATCGAGTCCCGCTTCACACATCTCGCGTACGCTCCTGAGATCGCCTCCGCGATGCTCCAGCGGCAGCAGGCGGGCGCGGTCGTGGCGGCCCGGCGCGAGATCGTCGACGGGGCGGTGGGCATGGTCGAGGCGGCGCTCGCCCGGATCACGGAACAGGACATCGTGGAACTCGACGACGAACGCAAGGCGGCGATGGTCTCCAACCTGATGGTCGTCCTGTGCGGCGACCGCGCACCCCAGCCCGTCCTCAACACCGGGACCCTCTACCAGTGA
- a CDS encoding helix-turn-helix domain-containing protein yields the protein MNRKELDPEESQRAAFGVELRRLRDERGWTQDELGMRMGCSGTHISAVETGRRSPTPRFARSADRALGTGDRLQRMVRSVRESSLLEGFPEYLVHEARAVEIRLFELGIVPGLLQTPEYAAATAAGEVRRGAITESQAQERLALLAGRQASLRRTPAPLIHVVMDESCVRRIVGGKDVMAAQLDQLLAFAELPSTVLQIAPYDLGERRAFDLPINLLTLPDRSDLAYAESSLQGRMEREARFVRLKMTAYHQLQVEAMSQTASVAMIEELRKGTP from the coding sequence TTGAACCGGAAAGAGCTGGACCCCGAGGAATCGCAGCGAGCGGCGTTCGGTGTGGAACTGCGCAGGTTGAGGGACGAACGCGGGTGGACTCAGGACGAGTTGGGTATGCGCATGGGATGTTCGGGGACGCATATTTCTGCAGTGGAAACTGGTAGACGGTCCCCAACTCCCCGTTTCGCGCGCAGTGCTGACAGGGCGCTCGGCACCGGCGACCGGCTTCAGCGCATGGTGCGGTCCGTGCGGGAGAGTTCGCTGTTGGAAGGCTTCCCGGAGTACCTGGTGCACGAGGCGCGCGCCGTGGAGATCAGGCTCTTCGAGCTGGGCATCGTTCCGGGCCTGCTCCAGACCCCGGAGTATGCGGCGGCCACCGCGGCCGGTGAGGTACGGCGTGGAGCGATCACGGAGTCACAGGCACAGGAGCGGCTGGCCTTGCTCGCGGGGCGACAGGCTTCCTTGAGACGCACCCCTGCGCCGCTCATCCACGTGGTCATGGACGAGAGCTGCGTCAGGCGGATCGTGGGCGGCAAGGACGTCATGGCCGCGCAGTTGGACCAGCTCCTGGCGTTCGCCGAACTGCCGTCCACCGTCTTGCAGATCGCCCCCTACGACCTCGGTGAACGACGGGCGTTCGACCTGCCGATCAACTTGCTGACGCTGCCCGATCGCTCGGACCTCGCCTACGCCGAGTCTTCCCTGCAAGGGCGAATGGAGCGTGAGGCAAGGTTTGTTCGGCTCAAGATGACGGCCTACCATCAACTTCAGGTCGAAGCGATGTCTCAGACAGCGTCGGTGGCCATGATCGAAGAGTTGCGAAAGGGCACCCCGTGA
- the tgmA gene encoding putative ATP-grasp-modified RiPP, translating to MAEALKGQRPYALSGARFRPASENPVLSAPVYDPRTQTARLADGVPLTSMATSQKTNPDGDVKNPPPSDEGADPGAFE from the coding sequence GTGGCTGAAGCACTGAAGGGACAGCGACCGTACGCACTGAGCGGCGCCCGGTTCCGCCCCGCGTCCGAGAACCCGGTTCTCTCCGCGCCGGTCTACGACCCGAGGACCCAGACCGCCCGCCTCGCGGACGGCGTGCCACTGACGTCGATGGCGACCTCGCAGAAGACCAATCCCGACGGCGACGTCAAGAACCCTCCGCCGAGTGACGAGGGCGCCGACCCCGGAGCCTTCGAGTGA
- a CDS encoding transglycosylase domain-containing protein, whose amino-acid sequence MGRADDRRARQRGGRRAAPRDRSAPEPAGMSTAEPIPGGPQAPGGPPPASDSPPIPGGRAAARKAAQAQARGKKKGKKDDRSFLRRMFTWKKILGAFLGVCLLGIGTFIALYMIIDIPDGNPDALKQSNVIRYSDGTVLARDGELNRENVSLAKIPKEVQRTFVAAENKTFYQDAGVDLKGTARGILNTLAGRGAQGGSTITQQYVKNYYLTQEQTVTRKLQEIVISLKLDRQKSKDDILAGYINTSYYGRGAYGLQAAAQAYYRVDADRLTVEQGAYLAALLQAPSQYDWATATPTGKKLVQARWNYVLDNMVGQKWLDKTKRDALKFPVPLDPKPSAGKKGQVGYLVDAATKELERQLVSGGKAATLSEAAAMVERGGWTITLNIDRKKQAALEKSVKEQLTSKLDPKKRSVDGDVQAGAVSVDPKTGKVVAMYGGVDYLQHYMNNATRTDYQPASTFKPVILAAALDHDAKTQDGDTISVNSIYDGTSKRPVVGSAIGFAPENEDDADYGPVTIQTAMNKSINSVFAQLGVDVGMDKVMDTAKALGMDTSDLKAVPAQTLGTMGASPLQMAGVYATLDNHGKKVTPAIIEEAESSTMTIKPNPIGGEVISREAADTVTSVLTGVVDDGTAKTSVRDNPNRNGQKVAGKTGTSDDNKSAWFTAYTPDLVTSVGLFGESAKNHNQVTLTGATGLIPGKGRINGGGYPAQIWADYTFGVSSKVSKFDLQTTQGAAVQPTVTATPSPSPTPTPSSSPSPSPSPSNSPSPSPSPTPSRSSSPSNSPSPSSSPTPTPSGGDTLGTSGGNPFDPREDQ is encoded by the coding sequence ATGGGACGAGCGGACGACAGACGTGCGCGACAGCGCGGCGGCCGCCGCGCCGCGCCCAGGGACCGTTCGGCACCGGAACCGGCGGGCATGTCGACGGCCGAGCCGATACCCGGCGGCCCCCAGGCCCCCGGTGGCCCGCCCCCGGCCTCCGACAGCCCCCCGATACCCGGCGGCCGCGCCGCCGCGCGCAAGGCGGCCCAAGCGCAAGCGCGCGGTAAGAAAAAAGGTAAGAAGGACGACCGGAGCTTCCTGCGCCGGATGTTCACCTGGAAGAAGATCCTGGGCGCGTTCCTCGGTGTCTGCCTCCTCGGCATCGGCACCTTCATCGCCCTCTACATGATCATCGACATCCCCGACGGCAACCCGGACGCCCTGAAGCAGAGCAACGTCATCCGCTACAGCGACGGCACCGTCCTCGCCCGCGACGGCGAGCTGAACCGCGAGAACGTCTCCCTCGCGAAGATCCCCAAAGAGGTGCAGCGCACCTTCGTCGCCGCCGAGAACAAGACCTTCTACCAGGACGCCGGCGTCGACCTGAAGGGCACCGCCCGAGGCATCCTCAACACCCTCGCCGGACGCGGCGCGCAGGGCGGGTCCACGATCACCCAGCAGTACGTCAAGAACTACTACCTCACCCAGGAGCAGACGGTCACCCGCAAGCTCCAGGAGATCGTGATCTCCCTGAAGCTGGACCGCCAGAAGTCCAAGGACGACATCCTGGCCGGGTACATCAACACCAGCTACTACGGCCGCGGCGCCTACGGCCTCCAGGCCGCCGCCCAGGCGTACTACCGCGTCGACGCCGACCGCCTCACCGTCGAGCAGGGCGCCTACCTCGCCGCCCTCCTCCAGGCCCCCAGCCAGTACGACTGGGCGACCGCCACGCCGACCGGCAAGAAACTGGTCCAGGCCCGCTGGAACTACGTCCTGGACAACATGGTCGGCCAGAAGTGGCTCGACAAGACGAAGCGGGACGCGCTGAAGTTCCCCGTCCCGCTCGACCCCAAACCGTCGGCCGGCAAGAAGGGCCAGGTCGGCTACCTGGTCGACGCCGCGACGAAGGAACTCGAACGCCAGCTGGTCAGCGGGGGCAAGGCCGCCACCCTGTCCGAGGCCGCCGCCATGGTGGAGCGCGGCGGCTGGACCATCACCCTCAACATCGACCGGAAGAAGCAGGCGGCGCTGGAGAAGTCCGTCAAGGAACAGCTCACCAGCAAGCTCGACCCGAAGAAACGCTCGGTGGACGGCGACGTCCAGGCCGGCGCCGTCTCCGTCGACCCGAAGACCGGCAAGGTCGTCGCGATGTACGGCGGCGTCGACTACCTCCAGCACTACATGAACAACGCCACCCGCACCGACTACCAGCCGGCCTCCACCTTCAAGCCGGTCATCCTCGCCGCCGCGCTCGACCACGACGCCAAGACGCAGGACGGCGACACGATCAGCGTCAACTCGATCTACGACGGCACCAGCAAACGCCCGGTCGTCGGCAGCGCGATCGGCTTCGCCCCGGAGAACGAGGACGACGCCGACTACGGCCCCGTCACCATCCAGACGGCGATGAACAAGTCCATCAACTCGGTGTTCGCGCAGCTCGGTGTGGACGTCGGCATGGACAAGGTGATGGACACCGCCAAGGCCCTCGGCATGGACACCTCCGACCTGAAGGCCGTCCCCGCCCAGACCCTCGGCACCATGGGCGCGAGCCCGCTGCAGATGGCGGGGGTGTACGCCACCCTCGACAACCACGGCAAGAAGGTCACCCCGGCGATCATCGAGGAGGCCGAGTCGTCCACGATGACGATCAAGCCGAACCCGATCGGCGGCGAGGTCATCTCCCGCGAGGCCGCCGACACCGTCACCTCCGTCCTCACCGGCGTGGTCGACGACGGTACGGCCAAGACGTCGGTGCGCGACAACCCGAACCGCAACGGACAGAAGGTCGCGGGCAAGACGGGCACCTCGGACGACAACAAGTCGGCCTGGTTCACGGCCTACACGCCCGACCTGGTGACGTCCGTCGGCCTCTTCGGCGAGTCCGCGAAGAACCACAACCAGGTCACCCTGACCGGCGCGACCGGCCTCATCCCCGGCAAGGGCCGTATCAACGGCGGTGGTTACCCGGCGCAGATCTGGGCCGACTACACCTTCGGAGTGTCCAGCAAGGTCTCCAAGTTCGACCTGCAGACGACGCAGGGCGCCGCCGTGCAGCCGACGGTGACGGCCACCCCCTCGCCGAGCCCGACGCCGACGCCCAGCAGCTCCCCGAGTCCGTCGCCGTCGCCCAGCAACTCGCCGAGCCCGTCGCCGTCGCCGACCCCGAGCAGGTCCTCGTCGCCCAGCAACTCGCCGTCGCCCAGCAGTTCACCGACGCCGACGCCGAGCGGCGGGGACACGCTGGGGACGTCCGGGGGGAACCCGTTCGATCCGAGAGAGGATCAGTAG